One genomic window of Halobellus limi includes the following:
- a CDS encoding ABC transporter permease produces MSTSQLRGTVEGVLLGNRRVVFVESILLLVLVWELSARVFGITDLIASPLLVGASMYEMLQTGEWVMHFVASMQRIIYGFVAALVVGVVGGIVLGVSSFWGRVLRYYVLVGMAVPGLFVVIFTAMAFGISDTTPMLATAVITAPFVVDMIQSGVENVDSDLLNMSSAFGVSRTRVYRRVLFSSILPEVFSSIRFTFSVAWKVTILAEVVISNIGIGFLIRDNMSRFSMVGVLQYVVLFVIVMMIIEYGVFSKAETYLFSWREDVKSSMGTGPR; encoded by the coding sequence ATGAGCACCTCACAGCTACGCGGGACGGTGGAAGGCGTCCTCCTCGGCAACCGGAGAGTCGTCTTCGTCGAGTCGATCCTCCTGCTCGTCCTCGTCTGGGAACTGAGCGCCCGCGTCTTCGGCATCACCGACCTCATCGCCTCCCCGCTTCTGGTGGGCGCGTCGATGTACGAGATGCTCCAGACCGGCGAGTGGGTGATGCACTTCGTCGCGTCGATGCAGCGGATCATATACGGGTTCGTCGCCGCGCTCGTCGTGGGCGTCGTCGGCGGCATCGTCCTCGGTGTGAGCAGTTTCTGGGGGCGGGTGCTCCGCTACTACGTCCTGGTCGGGATGGCCGTTCCGGGACTGTTCGTCGTCATCTTCACCGCGATGGCGTTCGGGATCAGCGACACGACGCCGATGCTCGCGACGGCGGTCATCACGGCTCCGTTCGTCGTGGACATGATTCAGAGCGGCGTCGAGAACGTCGACTCGGACCTGCTCAATATGTCGAGCGCGTTCGGCGTGTCGCGAACGCGGGTGTACAGACGGGTCCTGTTCTCGTCGATCCTCCCCGAGGTGTTCTCGAGCATTCGGTTCACCTTCTCGGTCGCGTGGAAGGTGACCATCCTCGCGGAGGTCGTCATCTCGAACATCGGGATCGGCTTCCTCATCCGAGACAACATGAGTCGATTCTCGATGGTCGGCGTGCTCCAGTACGTCGTCCTGTTCGTGATCGTGATGATGATCATCGAGTACGGCGTCTTCAGCAAGGCCGAAACGTACCTCTTCTCCTGGCGCGAGGACGTCAAGTCCTCGATGGGCACCGGGCCCCGCTGA
- a CDS encoding ABC transporter ATP-binding protein encodes MASEVRQSGQTDETAGVAHGTSAAGAIHVRNLTKVFDTEEGTETVFEDVSFDIEPGSFVTLIGRSGSGKSTMLNIISGVLEPTEGRVEFEATEEGDVTLGHVFQSPRLLPWNTCVENIEYVHEDNPDYTRELAEEYLDLVGLSNHYDKYPSQLSGGQRQRVGITRALSIDPEILVMDEPFSNLDEITAESLREELIEIWQKLGKTVFFVTHDITEAIELSDRILMLGNGEIFDDMSIELDRPRNVDSEEFLKVRQDAIDRFHAIK; translated from the coding sequence ATGGCGTCTGAGGTGCGACAGTCGGGGCAGACGGACGAGACGGCGGGGGTCGCCCACGGGACGTCCGCCGCCGGCGCGATCCACGTCAGGAACCTCACGAAGGTGTTCGACACCGAGGAGGGGACGGAGACGGTCTTCGAGGACGTGAGTTTCGACATCGAACCCGGATCGTTCGTGACGCTCATCGGGCGCTCCGGCAGCGGCAAGTCGACGATGCTGAACATCATCAGCGGCGTCCTCGAACCGACGGAGGGACGCGTCGAGTTCGAGGCGACGGAGGAAGGCGACGTGACGCTCGGACACGTGTTCCAGTCGCCCCGGCTGCTGCCCTGGAACACCTGCGTCGAGAACATCGAGTACGTCCACGAGGACAACCCCGACTACACCAGGGAACTGGCCGAGGAGTACCTCGACCTCGTCGGGCTCTCGAACCACTACGACAAGTACCCCTCACAGCTCTCCGGCGGACAGCGCCAGCGCGTCGGCATCACCCGGGCACTGAGCATCGATCCGGAGATCCTCGTCATGGACGAGCCGTTCAGCAACCTCGACGAGATCACCGCCGAGTCGCTCCGCGAGGAACTCATCGAGATCTGGCAGAAACTCGGGAAGACGGTGTTCTTCGTCACCCACGACATCACGGAGGCGATCGAACTCTCCGATCGGATCCTGATGCTGGGCAACGGAGAGATCTTCGACGATATGTCGATCGAACTCGATCGACCTCGCAACGTCGACTCCGAGGAGTTCCTGAAAGTACGACAGGACGCGATCGACCGGTTCCACGCGATCAAGTGA
- a CDS encoding twin-arginine translocation signal domain-containing protein — protein sequence MPREERPIQSVSRINRRKFIKATGASAVAATLAGCTSGGGGGDGGDSGDGGGDSDGDGGGDSGGDSGGDSGGSGDLTTVSFATPPVGMPVNIVMEYYLAENDLIQPRFEEDGYQLDYELTFEDATLFASGQIDMGTVSWVEDARLGVEQDQQLVTFGNIEGVVSTPWVEVGGPYDPAETGSVQASLDKIVDEGARFGIPGWAAGAVPHLQNIIQEKYGYNLAQDGGDFNVQTTDRGTMPQLTLRGDLATAVHSASSAGLTEIVNGELKPLLWIWNDYLEEGWGRPPLVSLSTRLDFAEENPEVLLNMINMWSEGLNYVQDNIPEIAEDPAGQETLEAESQEEARFLMDLFSGNEVEQIESLSRSALYSEVGLDEQSVEDARSVMNVMEDLGQVPSGWQDHLTFMTVSDLEEMV from the coding sequence ATGCCACGGGAAGAGCGGCCAATTCAGTCAGTCAGTCGTATAAACAGGCGGAAGTTCATCAAGGCGACCGGCGCAAGTGCGGTCGCTGCGACCCTCGCCGGCTGTACGAGCGGCGGGGGCGGCGGAGACGGCGGCGACTCCGGCGATGGAGGCGGCGATTCGGACGGCGACGGTGGCGGCGACTCCGGCGGCGACAGCGGTGGCGACTCCGGTGGAAGCGGTGACCTGACGACGGTGTCGTTCGCGACCCCGCCGGTCGGGATGCCGGTGAACATCGTGATGGAGTATTACCTCGCCGAGAACGACCTCATCCAGCCGCGCTTCGAGGAGGACGGCTACCAGCTCGACTACGAACTCACCTTCGAGGACGCGACGCTCTTCGCTTCCGGTCAGATCGATATGGGGACCGTCAGTTGGGTCGAAGACGCCCGTCTGGGCGTCGAACAGGACCAGCAACTCGTCACGTTCGGGAACATCGAGGGTGTCGTCTCGACTCCGTGGGTCGAGGTCGGCGGCCCCTACGACCCCGCCGAGACCGGAAGCGTACAGGCGTCGCTCGACAAGATCGTCGACGAGGGCGCGCGCTTCGGGATCCCCGGCTGGGCCGCCGGCGCGGTGCCGCACCTCCAGAACATCATCCAGGAGAAGTACGGCTACAACCTGGCGCAGGACGGCGGCGATTTCAACGTCCAGACGACCGACCGGGGAACGATGCCGCAACTCACACTGCGCGGCGACCTCGCGACGGCCGTTCACTCGGCCTCCTCGGCGGGGCTCACCGAGATCGTCAACGGCGAACTCAAACCGCTGCTGTGGATCTGGAACGACTACCTCGAGGAGGGGTGGGGCCGACCGCCGCTCGTCAGCCTCTCGACCCGACTCGACTTCGCCGAGGAGAACCCCGAGGTGCTCCTGAATATGATCAACATGTGGAGTGAGGGCCTCAACTACGTTCAGGACAACATCCCGGAGATCGCTGAGGATCCGGCGGGACAGGAGACGCTCGAAGCCGAGAGCCAGGAAGAAGCGCGGTTCCTGATGGATCTGTTCTCCGGCAACGAGGTAGAGCAGATCGAGAGCCTCTCGCGCTCGGCGCTGTACTCCGAAGTCGGTCTCGACGAGCAGTCCGTCGAGGACGCCCGGAGCGTGATGAACGTGATGGAGGACCTGGGACAGGTTCCCTCGGGGTGGCAGGACCACCTCACGTTTATGACGGTGTCCGACCTCGAAGAGATGGTCTGA
- a CDS encoding SDR family NAD(P)-dependent oxidoreductase, protein MNAENTAVVTGAATGIGAAITERLAADGYHVVVADVADGSETVARVEAAGGSAEFREADVTDEDAMRSLFEGLDLDVLVNNAAYYAPLVTDKKRFDEIPSEEWDTVLAVNAKGTFLASKHALDAFGDGGSIVNISSSVVTMGVPGFLHYVASKGAVLAMTRAMAAEVGDIGVRVNAVMPGFTWSEASQQAGEEYLEDYVGEQDLDRVVEPEDIAGVVAFLASPDSGVMTGQAINADPGLSYY, encoded by the coding sequence ATGAACGCTGAGAACACAGCCGTGGTGACAGGCGCGGCGACCGGCATCGGAGCGGCGATCACAGAGCGGCTCGCGGCGGACGGGTACCACGTCGTCGTGGCGGACGTCGCAGACGGGAGCGAGACGGTCGCTCGCGTCGAGGCGGCCGGCGGCAGCGCCGAGTTCCGCGAGGCCGACGTCACCGACGAGGACGCGATGCGATCGCTGTTCGAGGGCCTCGACCTGGACGTCCTCGTCAACAACGCGGCGTACTACGCGCCGCTCGTCACAGACAAGAAGCGGTTCGACGAGATCCCCTCCGAAGAGTGGGACACCGTCCTCGCGGTGAACGCGAAGGGGACGTTCCTCGCATCGAAACACGCGCTCGACGCGTTCGGCGACGGCGGGAGCATCGTGAACATCTCGTCGTCGGTCGTGACGATGGGCGTCCCGGGCTTTCTCCACTACGTCGCCTCGAAGGGGGCGGTGCTCGCGATGACGCGGGCGATGGCTGCCGAAGTCGGCGACATCGGCGTCCGCGTCAACGCCGTGATGCCGGGGTTCACCTGGTCGGAGGCCTCCCAGCAGGCGGGCGAGGAGTACCTGGAAGACTACGTCGGCGAACAGGACCTCGACCGGGTCGTCGAGCCCGAGGACATCGCGGGGGTCGTCGCCTTCCTCGCCAGCCCCGACAGCGGCGTGATGACCGGGCAGGCGATCAACGCGGATCCGGGGCTCTCGTACTACTGA
- a CDS encoding ABC transporter permease produces MSTSTRSLPTPLRSTLGDKWAAALISAALGLAAWWLVTVVFPRGLFPGPIETVNASAELLASGIVWTHMEATFFRTFLGFIGAFFVGGALGVAMGINNFGENFSTPIIIIALSVPGIAWAAITTIIFGFGVAAPVVATAVTVFPYISLRIWKGVEDIDPNLIRMSRSFDISKTRLLRRMILPSIAPALFTAVRFGLAISWKIETQAEIFASNSGVGYRAIEAFSRYQYDTAMAWAAVFVVIVFLLEMAVLRPLERKVFAYRKEADFGVL; encoded by the coding sequence ATGTCCACAAGCACCCGGTCGCTTCCGACGCCGCTCCGTTCGACGCTCGGAGACAAGTGGGCCGCTGCGCTCATCAGCGCCGCGCTCGGGCTCGCCGCCTGGTGGCTCGTCACGGTGGTCTTCCCGCGCGGGCTCTTCCCCGGGCCGATCGAGACGGTGAACGCCTCGGCGGAACTGCTCGCCTCCGGCATCGTCTGGACGCATATGGAGGCCACGTTCTTCCGGACGTTCCTCGGCTTCATCGGCGCCTTCTTCGTCGGCGGGGCGCTCGGCGTCGCGATGGGGATCAACAACTTCGGTGAGAACTTCTCGACGCCGATCATCATCATCGCGCTCTCGGTCCCCGGCATCGCGTGGGCCGCGATCACGACGATCATCTTCGGATTCGGCGTCGCGGCCCCGGTCGTCGCCACCGCCGTCACCGTGTTCCCGTACATCTCGCTCCGGATCTGGAAGGGGGTCGAGGACATCGATCCGAACCTCATTCGGATGAGCCGTTCGTTCGACATCTCGAAGACCCGCCTGCTCCGCCGGATGATCCTCCCGAGCATCGCCCCGGCGCTCTTCACCGCCGTCCGGTTCGGACTCGCGATCTCCTGGAAGATCGAGACGCAGGCTGAGATCTTCGCCTCGAACTCGGGCGTCGGCTACCGGGCGATCGAGGCGTTCTCGCGCTATCAGTACGACACCGCGATGGCGTGGGCCGCCGTGTTCGTCGTCATCGTGTTCCTCCTGGAGATGGCGGTGCTCCGCCCGCTCGAACGGAAGGTGTTCGCCTACCGGAAGGAGGCGGATTTCGGCGTTCTCTGA
- a CDS encoding universal stress protein, with amino-acid sequence MSVLAATDGTTVPDRVVEVAADLAAQYGEELVVVHVIPEDVFEEQRKSSVESTSDLALTFAPEITYRELGDQTGTPGGSDDRYSLEHALRDAAGVAEDVTERTVDDVDDVEASYQGRVGDVTEEILQVTDETDPRYLVVGGRKRTPVGKAIFGSVTQSLLLEADRPVVTVMSGE; translated from the coding sequence ATGTCCGTTCTCGCAGCAACCGACGGAACGACTGTCCCGGACCGCGTCGTCGAGGTGGCGGCCGATCTCGCAGCACAGTACGGAGAGGAGCTCGTCGTCGTACACGTGATCCCCGAGGACGTCTTCGAAGAGCAGCGGAAGTCCTCGGTCGAGAGCACCTCGGACCTCGCGCTCACGTTCGCCCCGGAGATAACCTACCGGGAACTCGGCGATCAGACGGGGACGCCGGGCGGAAGCGACGACCGGTACTCGCTCGAACACGCGCTCCGCGACGCGGCGGGCGTCGCGGAGGACGTGACAGAACGGACGGTCGACGACGTCGACGACGTCGAGGCGTCCTACCAGGGGCGCGTCGGCGACGTCACCGAGGAGATCCTGCAGGTGACAGACGAGACGGATCCGCGGTACCTCGTCGTCGGCGGGCGGAAGCGGACCCCCGTCGGTAAGGCCATCTTCGGAAGCGTCACGCAGTCGCTGCTGCTGGAGGCCGACCGGCCGGTCGTCACGGTGATGAGCGGGGAGTAA